From the genome of Desulfovibrio sp. JY:
ATCGTTTTTTATAATCAATATTTTCGATATGATACAAAATTACAACTGCCCTGCGGCCTGGCGGCTGGCGGCCCCGAGCTGCGTGTGGCCGGAAACCGCCAAAGTCAATTGTCGACGACTGGCCCGCACCGTGCCCGAAGTCGGCCTGTATCTGCTGGAACTCGACAGCTGCCTGGCCTACGGGCCGGACGACCTGCCCCAAAAGACCTACGGCCTGGCCTACCATCTGCACCTCCCCTTCGACCTGCCCTGGGAACGCGGCGGCACGGGCGCGTTCACGGCCATGGAAGGGCTGCTGACCAAAACCGCCCATCTCTCGCCCTGGGCCATGGTGCTCCACCCGCCCCGAAGCCTGACCGATCTGGAGGATTTTCTGGCCGCCATGGCGGTCACGGGCCGCGATCCCGCCACGCTGCTGCTGGAAAATACCGAGGACGCCTCGCCCGAGGACGTGCTGGACATGGCCGTGGCCGCCGGCTGCGGCGTGTGTCTCGATCTCGGCCACATGCTGGCCCTGGGCCAGACGTTGCCGACCGACCGGGCCGAACTCGTCGAGCGTACGCGCATGCTCCACGTCTACTCGCCCTTCGGGGCCGAAGGTCCGCCCCCGGGCCGCAGCCATGCCCACCGCACCCTGACCTGCCTGTCCCCGGAAGGCCGCGACGTCCTCGTCTGGATGCTCGGCAACCTGCGCCCGCGCACGGTGGTGCTGGAAGTTTTCGCCCCGTTCCATCTGGTGGAGAGCATGGCCGTGCTCGACGCCCTGACCTGCGGCAAGACGTCCGAGGCCGCCTGCGGGGACAAGGCGTGATCCGGCTCCTGCTCGGCGGCGTCAAATCCGGCAAATCGGCCCTCGGCGACCGGCTGCTTCTTGCCGCCGCGCCGCCCCACCGGGTGGTGGCCACCGGCCGGGCCCTGGATTTCGATTTCCGGGAGCGCATCGCCGCCCATAAAAAAGCCCGACCGGCCTCCGTGGCCGTCATCGAGGCCGGCGAGGGCGCCATGGGCGTGCTGGCCCGCGAGGCGGCGCGCGGCGGCGCCGTGCTTTTGGACAGCCTGGACTTTTGGCTGTTCGCCTGCCATGACACAACTGTAATGCAACCGCTACACGCGGCCCTTAGCCTCGGCATGACGCCCTACGCCGACCCCGCCGGGCCGGAACTGATCGTGGTGAGCACCGAAACAGGACTGGGCGGCATCGCCGCCGACGCCGCAACGCGCCGTTTCGCGGACGCCCTCGGAACGCTCAATCAGACCGTGGCCGCCATGGCGGCCGACGTGCGCCTTATCGTGGCCGGCTGCGCCATAACGCTCAAGGGAAATGCCGCATGAGCTATTTTCGCAAATTGACCAACGAGGTGACACGGCTGACGCAGATGTTCGGGCGCGACGACAAGTGGCTCATCGTCATCAACGCCGATCCCGACGCCATGGCCTCGGCCATGGCCCTGCGGCGCATCATGGTCCACCGGGTGGCCGACGTCGGCATCGCCCGGGTCAACGAGATCAAGCGCCCCGACAACCTGGCCATGATGCGCTTTCTACGCATCCCCAACGTCATGCTCACCCCGGAGGTCAAGGCGCAATACGACCATTTCGCCATGGTCGACTCCCAGCCCACCCACCATCCGGATTTCAAGATCTGCGACTTCAGCCTCATCATCGACCATCATCCGATCAAGTCCGAATTTCCGATCAAGGCCGCCTTCGCCGATATCCGGCCCGATTACGGCGCGACCAGCAGCATCATGACCGAGTATCTCTACAACATGCACATCCGGCCGGGAAAACTGCTGGCCACGGCCCTGGTCTACGGCATCAAGACCGATACCCAGAGCTTCGAGCGCCATTTTGTGGAGGCCGACGTCAAGGCGTTCAGCTATCTGGCCAAAAGCGCGGACATGCAGGTCGTGCGCAAGATCATCTCCAGCGAGTACCACCGCCACTGGCTCAAGTATTTTTCCAAGGCCTTCCGCAAGATGCGCTTCATCGGCCAACGAGGCCTGTTCGTGTACATGGACAGCCTGGAGAGCCCGGACATCCTGGTCATGCTGGCGGACTTTTTCGCCCGGGTGCACGGGCTGTCCTGGAACATGCTGTGCGGGGTGATCAAAAAGCAGGTGGTGGTGATTTTCCGGGGCGACGGCATCGGGCGCAACATGGGGCACGTGGCGTCCAAAATGTTCGGCGACATCGGCTCGGCCGGCGGACACAGAGGCGCGGCCCGGGCAGAAATCGAGCTGGAAAAACTCGGCGGCAAACCCGTGGAGGAATTCCTCTACAAGCGCCTGACCGGGAAAAAACTCCCGACCAAGGAAAAATGCCCAATTTAGAGGAGCTGGGGGGAAACCTTTCTTGCAGAAAGGTTCTCCCCCCAGGCCCCCCTTCCAAAGACTCTTAACAGTTACGAGACACCACAGGCTATCCAGTTGTAACCGTTAAAAGTTTTGGGGAGGGGAGAGCGCGAGAGGGGAACTTTTTTTCAAAAAGGGTTCCCCTCTCGCACCTTCTTCACCCTTCCCTATCGCACAGCGCGGACCGATATGGGGCAACAGAAATCGGCCCGGGTCACGTAGCCGAGTTCCACGTCCGCCGCGTAGGCGCTGGCGTAGTTGGCCCGGTCCGCGCTCCACACCCGGCGCACCGGCTGGCTGAAGGCCGCCGGCAGGCAGTAGCCCTCGCCGGTGGGTTCCGGGCGCAAGAGTGTGGCCAGCTCCGGCATGGTCGGCAGCCGCCAGTCGGCATGGCCGCCGGCGCGGGAAGCGTTGAGCCGGTCCACGTAGACCGCCGCTTCCTGCCAAGTGAGGCCGTAGGGCGCGGCCCGGCGCATCCAGGCCAGACCGCTTGCCGGGTCACGCAGCACGCCTTCCCCGTCCGGCTCGAAATTCCCCGGCCACCAGCTTTGCGGCCGCCACAGCACGTCCAGCCCGAAGGCCTCCCGCGCCTCGTGCACCGACACCATGGCCGGTTCGCGGCGCAGGGACGCGGCGTCCGGATGGTTGTCCGACGCGGCCAAAAACGCCCCGCCTCCGGCGCACACTCCCTCCATGCGCCGCGACCAGCCCGCCGCGCAGACCTCGAGCGCCTCGGCCATCTCGCCGGCATCGGCAAAGCGGTCCCGGGGGCGTTCGGCCAGGGACCGGGCGAAAAGCCCGTCGAACTCGTCCCCGGCGTCAACTTCCCCATCCGCCACGCCGCCGGTCCCGGGCTCTGGCAGCCGGCCGGTCAGCATGCGGAAAAAAGTCACCCCCACGGCATAGAGATCGGACCTGGCGTCGGCCGCGTCCGGGTCGTCCTCCTGCTCCGGCGCGGCGTAATAGGGCGAGCCGACCTTCATGTTGTCCGGGCCGCGATACGTCTCGCCGCGCACCTTGGACAGGCCCAGGTCCGTGATCTTCACCACGTCGTCGTCGGTGACGAGCAGGTTGAAAGGCTTGACGTCGCGGTGGACGATGCCGGCGAAATGAAGTCTGGCCAGTCCCGTAAGAAGCTGTCTGGCGTAGCCCACGGCCCGCAGGACCGGAAGCCTTCGGCTCGGGTCCTCGACCCGGTAGGTCTCGCCCATGATCGCGCCCAAGGATTCGCCGTAATACTCCATGACGAAATAGGGCCACTCCCCGGCCTGTCCGTAATCGAACACGCCGACCACGTTCTTGTGGCGGATCGAGCCCAGGCGCGCGGCCTCGTCGCGAAAGGTCGTAAGCACGCGCTCACGGCCCCACAAAGCCAGGGTCATCTCGTTGGGACGCAGGAGCTTTAAGGCCACGATGCGGTCCACGACCGGCACCCGGGCCCGAAACACCGCGCCCATGCCGCCACGGCCAAGCACGCCGAGAATGGGATATTTGTCGATACTGCGCATGAAGAAAGAATGCCTCCGGCGGCCCGGGGGAAACTTTTTTCAAAAAGTTTCCCCCGGGACTCCCTTCAAAAACTTTCAACGGGGGGCAGGGGATGCCCGGTCCTTCCAATGATCAGGATGTCTGCGCAGGTGCATGACCGCGACGACGAGAATACAGTCCGTGCGCTTTTGATAGATGAGGCCATAGGGGAAACGGGCGACGCGGCAGCGACGGGTTCTTGCGGACAGCGCCTGCCATGCATCCGGGTTGGCCAGAATACGGGCCAACGTCTCTTTTACGGCCGCAGCGAATTCGAACCCCAGGCCAGGGCATTCGGCATTGTAATAGGCCACAGCCGCTTCAAGCTCCCGGGCGGCCGGATCGAGAAAAAGCGCCCGCATGCCGCGCTAGCGGGACAGGCCCTCGAAGACATCCCGCGCGCCACGAGCACCCACCTGGCCGGCCTCGTAGGCGTCGATCCTGGATTCGGCCTCGCGCCCCCAGGCCGCGTCGATGGCTTGCGCGCCGTCGGCGTCGAAACTCGCCAGCGCGGCATCGATCAACTCGGCCCGCGACACGGGATCGAGCTCAAGCACCTGCTGTAAAAGTTGCGTTTGCGCCTTCATGGGGCCTCCTCCTTTCCTCACCTAATCGCCCGTTCTCCACTTGGCAACCCGAGGCCAGGGGGAAACTTTTTGAAAAAAGTTTCCCCCTGGACCCCTTTCAAAAACTTCTAATGGACCGCGCCCGGTGCGCGTGGTTCCTCTCGTTCTCCCTTTATTGCCGGGGGCGGCTTTCCTGGCGGTACGCCAGGAAAACCGTCCCCGGCAGGAAGGGGGGACCGGGGGGCCCTCGGCCTCCCGGCGGGGTGGTCCAGGAGGGGCAGCGCCCCTCCTGGCCGCCGGAGGCATTCTCTCCCCTCCGCGTCGCGCGCCGTGCGTCACCGCAGCCTGTCGGCGTAGCGGCGGGGCAGGCCCCGGGCGATGATTTTTTTGACCACGGCCTCGATGTCGTAGGGCACGGCCCGGATGGTCAGCATGCCGGAGGCATCGTCGTAAAGGCCGTATTTGGCCCGGTTGTCGCCGTCGCGGGGCTGCCCCACCGCGCCCACATTGACGATATGGCCCTGGGAGAGCGGCAGCGGGTTGTCGCCAAGGGACAGTTCGTAGCGAAAAACGTCGCGACCGGTCAGGCTTGCCGCCTCCAGCATGTGGGTGTGGCCGACGAAGGAGACGCGTTCGGGCGTTCGGGCGAAGGCCCGACGCAGGGTCGTGTCGCCGGCCTCGAACAGGTACGTCGTGGTGTCGTTCGGCGGCAGGCCGTGGACGAAACGGCAGCCGTACAGGGCAAGCGAGGTGGGCAGCTCGGCGATGCGCGCGACAAGCTCCGGCGGCAGCAGTTCCCGGGTGCGCACGAGCGCTTCCAGGGACTGGGAGTTGAACAGGCGTTCCCGGGACGCATCGGCCACGGCCCATTCGTGGTTACCGCGAACGCTCGGGATGCCGCGCCGGGCCAAAAGCCGCAGCACTTCGGCCGGGTCGGGCCCGTAGCCGATATTGTCGCCGAGGCTCACGATGGCCTTCGGGGCATGACGGTCGATATCGGCCAAAACCGCCTCGAAGGCTTCCAGATTGGCGTGAATATCGGAGACGATGGCCAGGAGCATGGGGGACAGTGTGGCAGCTTCGCCCGGACCGGGCAAGCCCCGCCGGCACAAAGAAGGACGCGACCTCGGGGCCTATCCTCCCGGGGTCGCGTCAGGGCGTGAGGGGTATGGTGCGGGGGTTTCGGAGAAGGTTTGCGGAAATATCGACCGAAATTCTAATTGAAGTGGGTGCGTTGCAGCCACTCCTTGATGGCTTCATTCGGCGCGTACACGCCCTTGTTGCCGCCCTGCTCCTCCATGAAATCCCGGGCCAGATCCTCGGGGAGATCGAAGGTGGCCAGTTCCACGCAATCCTCGGAATTGCGCCGCACAAGGCTCAATTCGGGCTTGCCGGACCAGGTGTTGACCACGAAATAGGTGGAGAAGTCGTGCTTTCCCGTGACCGGCTTATGTTCGGCGTACCAGGAGTTGTTGCCCCATTCCAAATACAGGGTCACAGCGTCTTCCGGGGTCATATTCCAATCGATGACCAGATTGGACAGATCGGTCTGGGTCTGCATGGCATTCCTCCTCAGTGCGGTTGCGGTCAACCGGGAACAGACGCGGTTTCGATATGAGACAAAAATAATCCTTTTTATCCTTCGGTCAAGAAAAAAAAGTGTTTTTCCTCCCTTCTTCCGAGGCAATGGCATTATCCAACCGTAATATTTAAGAAACATTAAAATTTGCTAAAAAATGACAAGGACCTTGCTTGCCCCTCTCAGGAAGCCAGCGCAAGGGCATCCCCTGGCGCGGCCAACGCGGGATGCCGTTTGCGTTGTTCTCTTGGCTGGCGGTTGATCGGCGGCGGCTGGTTGGTCGCTGGCAGCTAGCTGTTGGTCGCCTTGGGGGGGGCGTGGCGGCGCGCGGCGCATATTTGAAGAATACGCCTTCGCCGCCACGCCCCCCCAAGGCGACCCAGATCACGCATCTCCAAAGCGGGAGCAGTCCTGGCACTGCCGCCGATCCGGCTCGGACAGACGGCCAAGCGATCCATACGACAAAGGCAATTCCTGATCGGTTGGAGCGACAGCACATTGCCTGAGCCCCCGCCTCCCAATGTGAATAACACTACACATCATACTGATATATTTACCGTTGAAAGTTTTTGAAGGGGGTCCAGGGGGAAACTTTTTTCAAAAAGTTTCCCCCTGGCCGCCGCGACGAGCCACCTGGACTCTGGCCCGCGCCGCCTTGAGGCGCTCCTCGCGGTACGCGCGCACCTGAGTCATCTTCTCCGGGGGCAACACGGCCGCCAGCTTGGCGTCGGTTTCATCGGCCAGGGCGCGCAGGTCCTTACGCAGGGCCAGCATACCGGCCATGCCGGGATTGGTGGCCAGGCGGGCGCGGGCGATGTCCTGGCGCTTTTTGGTTTGTTCGATCAGGATGGGACGCATGGCGCCCTTTTCCTTCGGCGAAAGGGCCACATGGGCGGCCACGTCGCGCAGAGAGGCGTCGGCCAGCTTCTCGGGCGGCTGGGAGAGTTGCGCCGGAAGCTCGGCGGCGTGGACGCCCGACGCCACGGCCAGGAGCAGCACGGCTATGGCGAGGGCTTTTGTCAGCAAAGCTTTGTAACGCACGAAAAACCTCCGCAGGGACGGTGTCCCGTTTCTGGACAGGCAGTCGGGCGCGGCAAGACGGCGGTTACAGGCCGCCGGGGACAGTCGCCCCCGGGCTGGACGACGGGGCAGGCCGCGCGTAGGAACCCTGGGCTCCGGGGCTGCTCTGGCGAATGCTCCGCCCTCTTGAAACGAAAGCGCCCCGAAACCCCTGTGCCCGCCCGGCAGCCAGCGCGGTAGAGGTGGGAAAATGTCCGCAGACGAGCCGCAACGCCGGGACTGGCTCCCGGTCATCCTTTTGGCGTTCGCCACCTTTGTCTTCAACACGACGGAATTCGCGCCCATCTCGTTGTTGGGCGACATCGCGCAATCCCTGGACGTCACCACGGCCAAGGCCGGACAGCTCGTCACCATCTACGCCTGGATGGTCGCGATCCTTTCCCTGCCCCTCATGCTCGCCTGCGCCAAAATGGAGCGGCGCGGGCTGCTGCGCAACGTGTTCCTGGTCTTCATCGCCAGCCATGTCGTTTCCGGTCTGGCCGGCAACTATTACGTCCTGCTGCTCTCGCGCATCGGCGTGGCCTGCGCCCATTCCATATTCTGGTCCATCGTCATCCCGATGGGCATCCGCGTGGCGCCGAAAAATTACGAATCCCGGGCGCTCGGCATCCTGTCCATGGGATCGGCCGTGGCCCTGGTGATGGGCCTGCCGCTCGGGCGGGTGATCGGCCTGCATCTGGGCTGGCGCATGACGTTCGTCTGCATCGGCGCCATGGCGCTTGTGGCCATGGCGGCGCTCATGCGCCAACTCCCCGTGATGCCGAGCCGGCACGCCGGAAATTTCAAAAGCCTGCCGAGCCTTTTCAAACGTCCGGCCCTTGTCGGCCTGTATATTTTGACCGTGGTGCTGATTACCGGCCATTTCACGGGCTACACGTACATCGAGCCGTTCATCACCCGGGTGGCCCGGGGCAGCGAGGATTTCGCGACCCTGGTGCTGCTCGTGTTCGGCCTGGCCGGCATTGCGGGGTGTTATCTGTTCATCCGCTGCAACCCCAAGCACCCCTTGGCCACCTTTACCGTACCGGTGTGCCTGACGGCCGTGTGCCTGCTGCTCCTGCGCCCCGTCATGGGAAGCCTGCCCGCGCTGCTGACGGTGTGCGCGGTCTGGGGCATGGCCATGTCCGCCGTCAATCTGGTCTTGCAGTACAATGTGGTGAAGGTGGCCCCGGACGCGACGGACGTGGCCATGTCCATCTATTCCGGCATCTACAATATCGGCATCGGATCGGGGGCGTTGGTGGGGGGACTGGTCACCGTCCACATGGGCCTTGATGCCGTGGACAACGTGGCCGGGGCCATCGCCGTGGCCGCCAGCCTCTGGTGCCTGTATTATCTGCGCCGCGTCGGCTGATCGCGCCGGCGCACGCGTGCTTCCCGATCTTCCAGGCTACCCGCAGCGGCGAAGCACGGCCAAGGCGGCCCCGGCCTGGGCGGCCACGGTGGTTTCGCCAAGCTGCCAGCCGTCGTACAGCTCGAACGCGGCCGTGTCCTGTTCCAGACCCGAAAGCGCGGCCAGCAGCGTGCGCGCGGGATCGGGCTTGATGCGGGCAAGCGCCAGGCAGGCCAGGCCCCGGGCGGCCGGGTCGCAGTCGGCAAGCGCGGCCGTGATTTCTTTCAGGCCATGGGCGGCCAGCTCGGGCGCGGCCTCGGCCAGCCGGGCCACGGCCCACCAGGCCCCGCGCCGCAGCGGCGCATGGTCGATGAACGTGCAGTCGCCCTCCATGTCCTGGACATAGGAGACGAGCACCCGGTGGTAGTCGGCGGCCAGCACCGGGCAGACGGCCAGCGTCTCGCCCATGCATTCCGGAATGCCCCAGCCGATGTTGCCGGACTCCTCGTTGACGCGCCACATGAGGTTGCGCCAGACGTCGCGGGCGTCCTCCAGGCGGGCGGCGGCGATGTCCGCCATGGCCGCGCCAAAGGCGGTAACGGCACGCCAGCGCACAAGGGCGTCCGTATCGAGCAGCAGCGAAAAAAGCGGCCCCAGACGCGTCTTGGCCGCAACACCGGCCAGTTCCGCCAACCCGGCTTCCTGGTCGCCCAAAAGCGCCTGCCGCACCCGCGCTATGAGTTCCCTACGCGATGTCATGGATGTTCATCCTTGAGGAAGGGAAGAAAGAGGGAAACAGTGCGAGAGGGGAAACCCTTTCAGGAAAGGGTTCTCCCCTCTCGCGCTCTCCCCTTCCTAAAGTTTTCAATGGGGAGGGGCAGTGCCTTCAAGGGGTTTTCCATCCCTTATCCTTGTGAAAAGGATAAAATCACAATTCCCTTTTACCCCTTTAAAAGTCTTTTGAAAGGGGGTCCGGGGGGAAACTTTTCGTAAGACAAAGTTTCCCCCCGGATAGCATATCCGTCCCCTTCCTCTCTTACTTGGCCAAAGCGGCTTCGATTTCGCGGACCATGTCGGGGTGGGGTTCGTAGCCGGTGGTGCGGGCGCGTTCCACGAATTCCTTGGCCTTGGCGAAATCGCCGCGTTCCATGGCGATAAGGGCCAGGTTGTTGAGGGCCGGGCCGAACATGGGCTCGATCTCCAGGGCCTTGGTGCTGTGAAATTCCGCGCTTTCGAGATCGCCCTTCATGAACAGCGCGCTGCCGAGGGTGGCCATGGCCTGGACGTATTTGGGGTCGATCTTGATGGCCCGGCGCAGGGCCTTTTCGGCCTTGTCCACCTCGCCGCGCTGCAGATGCACGAAGCCGATGTTGCCGTAGGGCACGGCGAAAAGGGGCCGGGCCCGGCAGGCCTTCTCGTTCCACTCCAGGCAGCCGTCGAGGTCGCCCTTGTTCATGGCCAGGCCGCCCAGCTGGACAAAGCCCTCGGCCAGGCCCGGCGAGCATTCCACGGCCTGGTGGAATTCCGCCTCGGCCTCGATCAGCCGTCCCTTGGCCACGTAGGCCGTGCCCAGGTTGTAATGGGACACGCCGCAGCCGGGGTTTTGCGACAGGCGCTTTTTGATTTCGTCGATGAATTCGTCGGGAGTCTGGGCGGTGTATTCCATGCGCGTTCCTTACCTCGGTTCTATTTGGTCGGGCCAAGTTCGGCGTCGACGCCTTCCCTGGCCAACAGTTCCTTGTACCATTTGCAAAAGGCGTACATGCCCTGGTGCTTTTCCGAGCCGTTCATGACCCCCATGCACACTTCCCAGGCGCCCTTGGCGAATTCGTTCGACGCGCCCTTGTGGGCGGCCAGGAATTCGTTGACCAGTTGCTGCCCGGTGCGGCGCGAGGCGTCCTCGCGCATATCCAGGGGATCGTTGGGCTCCTGGAAGGGGTCCCAGGCATCGAAGCCGATCTTGTCGATGAAGCGGCGGCGACGGGGGCTCAGCTTTTCGTACATGGCGCGCTTGGCAGCCGCAAGATCCTCGGGCGAAAGAGCCATCTACTTCTCCCCGTCCGTATCGCCATCGGCGTCGGGGCCCGGAATCACCCAGGTTGTCGAGCCGCCGCAGGAAGCGCAGGCCGAAGACCCGGGGGCCTCGCCGCACGAGCCGCAGTTCGCGCCATTGGCCTGGGACGCCGCCATGGGAGCCTGGGCCGCGGCCGGCGGGGCCGGCGGCATCTGCACCAGGTCGTCCTCGGTCACGATGCCGAGGTATTCCTCGTCGTATTCGGTGATAAGCGCCAGGGACACCGGCACCAGCATGTCGCCCATCAGCGGCAGCTTGGTCGGCAGCGAGGCCACCACGTCCTGGGACAACAGCATGAGCTTGTCCTGGAGCTTTTCGATCTTGACCGTGGGGTAGCGACCGCCTTGCTCGAATCCGGCCTTGCCGCAAATATGGGCTTCGCCGCCGATCTCGAGGGGCACGCCGTACAGCCGGCAGGTGATGGGGCGGGAATGATAGAGGATGCAGCGGTCGTCGTCGCCGAGAAGCGGGCAGCGGATGCGCTCCCGAGCCAGGTCGGCCAGGATCTCGCTGGTCGGCACGCCCTGCTCGCCGGCCCGAAACGCCTTGCGCTTGAGCTTGTAGTGCTCGCGGTCGGCCTTGTTGGCCCGCTCCAGGACGGCGTCGCGCGCCGCACCGGGGGGAAAGGCCTCGTTGAATTTGTGGTTAAGGTGCAGGGCCTCGATAAAGGTCAGGTCGAACAGGGCATGGCAGCAATCGCTGCATCCCTCGCCGCAGGCGACCATACCGGGGCAGGCCTTGGCCACCTTGGCGAAAACGGCGTCGGCCTCGGCGGCAATGGCTTCGTAACGGGCAAAGGCTGGGGAAAAATCCAGGGGCATGGCTTGGGCTCCACGAACGTCCCGGGCCGTGCGCCCATCACGCGGCTCCGCGAGGGTCAAACGGCCCGGGCCGGAGACGGTAACGGGAGCGGACGGCGGTCGACCACTCCCGTTGCCGGTTACTAGGCGATCTACTCTTCCTCGACGACGATGGCGTCCTGGTCGCAAACCTCGACGCAGGATTCACAGCCCAGGCACTCTTCCATGTTCACGGCCACGGCCTTGCCGTCGCGCAGCTCATAGACCTCGACCGGGCAGACATCCACACATTCACCGTCGCCGATACACTTCTTCGTATCGACAATGACTTTGTATCCCATGAACAACCTCCGGGCAACAGAGCACAATAAATGTATTTTTTCCAAGGAATGGCGGCAGCTTACACGTGCACGCCCGAAAGATCCGGAAAAGTTTACGCAGGATTAGCCCCGGCGTGATTCCGTGTCAAGGGAACTGGCCGCAAGCGGCGCGGCGTTGCGCCCGGGGGAGCCGGGGCAACTTTTTTTCTTGTTTTTTTTCCGAAACCGACCGAACCGTGAGGGGCATGTAACCGGTCACGCTTTTATACGTCTTCTCCATCCCCCTTAAAGAAATGATACTTTTTTTAAATAAAGCTCTAAAGTTCCTGGTGGACATGGCCGAAAGGAAGGATGAAGCCTAACTATAAACTTTTCACGCAGGGATGCCTGAAAGCCAGGGAAGGCCATGGGCAAGCTCACCTACTTACAGCCGCGACGCGGCGATATCTCTCCGGTTCTGGTGCTGCTCACCTCGCACAGGCTCGACTGCTTTCTCGTCTGCATCCGTTGCCTGGAACGCTTTACCAGCCTCGACCGCTTCAAGCACATCTACGTGGTCGGCAACGCGCTTTCCCCCGAGCACACGGCCGTGGCCCGACGCTTCGTCGGCCGCCACGCCAACGCCACCCTGGTCGAACGCGGACCGCGCGGCCTGGTCCCGGCCGTGCTGACCGCCGAAAACGAAATCCTCGCCGCCCACATCGACGACGTCATCATCAAGATCGACGAGGACCTTTTCGTCACCCCGCACTGGCTCGAACACCTCGTCGACGGCTACATCGACCACGCCGAGCGCCCCGACGTGCCGGTGGTCATGCCGCTGGTGCCCATAAGCCCGCCCGGCCGCCACGTGCTCAACCGGTTCCTGCGCGTGTCCTACCCGTCCGAGCGGCACATGTACGGCGGGCCGCCCATCGAGGAAAACTGGGTCTACCACCGCTGGATATGGGAAAAGCTGCTCCACGAGAACATGGCCCAGGTGTACCTGCGCGATGCGCCGGCCAAGTACGGCTATGTCAGCTACCTGACCATCAACTGCGTGATCTTCGACGCGCGGCTCATGCGCAAGGTGCTGCCCTTTTCCACCACGCGGGTGGCCGGCCAGCCGACCAGCGACGAGATGGCCATAAACGCGGCCCTGGCCGCCGGCAAGCAGAAGGTCGCGGTGCTCGGCAGAAGCCTGGCCCACCACTACAGCTTTTCCAGGTGCGAGGACTACCTGCGCTCCCACGTGCCCCTCGACGAGGTCTGGCGCTACATGCAGGGAATAACCGAGATGCCGGTGACCACACGGCGTTGCCCCGTCCCCACCGGCGGCGGCGACCTCAAGCTGCTGCGGGCAGGGGGATAGGGAAGAAGCGCAATCTCGAAAAGCATCCGTTTGCAGCGGCTTCACTTTACCCAATTCTCCAACATTGCCGCGAGGATTCCTGTGTCCGGGCGAACGCCGTACCAATGGGCAGGCACATCCCGTGCTATCCTCAGGGCAACAGCGTCATTCATTGTGCATCGCCGAGAAAAACCGCTTTCCCTTGCCGGTTCAGCGGGGATCGACGGCCAACGTCATTAAAGAGGCTTCGCGCGCTTCCGGCAGCAACGAAGCGCTGGCCGAGCAGCCAGGAGCCACTCATACTGAGATGTTGTGTATCATAGTAAAGGGGCTGAGAAGGCGCATAGGGTGAACACTGCCCATCTTGGCAAACGAGATCACGGACGTCCACGACCGTAACATTATCATATGCCGCAGCCACTGCGCCCAGCTGTATGTTGTACGATCCATCGCCTTGGTCAGCATATTTGGACAACGCACGGCAATCGACAAGGTGGAGTGAAACGTTTCGAATATCACATTGCCTGTTATAGG
Proteins encoded in this window:
- a CDS encoding tetratricopeptide repeat protein translates to MEYTAQTPDEFIDEIKKRLSQNPGCGVSHYNLGTAYVAKGRLIEAEAEFHQAVECSPGLAEGFVQLGGLAMNKGDLDGCLEWNEKACRARPLFAVPYGNIGFVHLQRGEVDKAEKALRRAIKIDPKYVQAMATLGSALFMKGDLESAEFHSTKALEIEPMFGPALNNLALIAMERGDFAKAKEFVERARTTGYEPHPDMVREIEAALAK
- a CDS encoding glycosyltransferase family 2 protein, which codes for MGKLTYLQPRRGDISPVLVLLTSHRLDCFLVCIRCLERFTSLDRFKHIYVVGNALSPEHTAVARRFVGRHANATLVERGPRGLVPAVLTAENEILAAHIDDVIIKIDEDLFVTPHWLEHLVDGYIDHAERPDVPVVMPLVPISPPGRHVLNRFLRVSYPSERHMYGGPPIEENWVYHRWIWEKLLHENMAQVYLRDAPAKYGYVSYLTINCVIFDARLMRKVLPFSTTRVAGQPTSDEMAINAALAAGKQKVAVLGRSLAHHYSFSRCEDYLRSHVPLDEVWRYMQGITEMPVTTRRCPVPTGGGDLKLLRAGG
- a CDS encoding 4Fe-4S binding protein, whose product is MGYKVIVDTKKCIGDGECVDVCPVEVYELRDGKAVAVNMEECLGCESCVEVCDQDAIVVEEE
- a CDS encoding YkgJ family cysteine cluster protein, encoding MPLDFSPAFARYEAIAAEADAVFAKVAKACPGMVACGEGCSDCCHALFDLTFIEALHLNHKFNEAFPPGAARDAVLERANKADREHYKLKRKAFRAGEQGVPTSEILADLARERIRCPLLGDDDRCILYHSRPITCRLYGVPLEIGGEAHICGKAGFEQGGRYPTVKIEKLQDKLMLLSQDVVASLPTKLPLMGDMLVPVSLALITEYDEEYLGIVTEDDLVQMPPAPPAAAQAPMAASQANGANCGSCGEAPGSSACASCGGSTTWVIPGPDADGDTDGEK